Genomic window (Granulicella arctica):
TGCCGACCCAGATTCGTTTCCTCGCGTCACGATAAACGGCGACGGCAGTCTCATGAACACTCCGGCCTAAGGAGAAGCGCTGAGCAATGCCATCTTGCCAATGGTAAAGACCCAGGGACGTAACGAAGAACATTCCCCCCCGCCCATCTTCTGCGAACGGAGTGGTGATGTCACCTGAGATCATCCCAGTACCGGCTATCAACTCGGGACGACCATTCACGATGCGTTCCACACCATTCTGGGTGGCGACCCAGACTACGCCCGCAGCATCGAGGTGAAACATCCGGATTCGTTCACTATGATGACCGTACTGCTCGCTCACCTGCACCACGCCGTTGTTGGTAGCGTGAAGCACTCCGCGACCATCCGTGCCGATCCAAAGATCACTGGTGCTGAGTGGGAGAACGGCATTCACAGCCTCGTTGTCAACAAGACCTGCGAGATCAATGGGAGCGTTTTTAAAACGCTGACCGTCGAAGGTCGACAGCCCGGAAGAAGTCGCAAGCAGAAGTAAGCCATCGGCTCTCTGCGTGATCATGCGGACGTAGTTATCGGGAAGCCCGTCCTCGACCTGCCATTCCTGCTTCTGATATTCGGAAAGTCTCAGCAATGATGAGGGTTGGGCGTGCGCCGTCCGGCAGAACAAGGGCAGAACAGTCATAAGCAGCCAAAATGCTTTAGAAGACGATGACCTGGAAGGGCACGCCTGTTCCCAGATGCGGCAGCCGCGCTGCAGTCCGACGGAATGGATTCGCCTGGTCAAGGAAGAAGTTGAACCTTAAGGCGAACACAAATTTGTGCGAACTGCAAGCGTGCCGGTGGTGAGCCCGCTCGGTCAGACGTCGAGCGGGCGCTCCGGGTGGACAGTCATCCAGCAGATACCGCCTACAACAGCGAGGATCGCCGCGATCGCGAAGGATGTCGTCCAGCCGAATCTCTGCGCGATCCATGGAGTAAGGGACGCAGTGACTGCGCCGCCCACTTGACCTCCCATATTGACGAGGCTCGAGAACACACCGGAGCTGCGACCAGCAATGTCAACCGACACTGACCAGAAGGAACTCTGCGACAGATAGAGTGCTCCCGCACCACCGGCAAGTATGACGCCCGCGAGTTGAGGACTGTGTACCTTCGAGCCAAGCACCAGAAAAATAGCCGTGCAAAAGAGTGCTGCAGAGGCTAGACCACACCGTCCTATCCGTAATCCATGGGTGCGCGTCAGTCGATCGCTGAGCGCTCCGCCGACAAGGCAGCAGACGGTCATAGAGAGAAAGGGCAGCATGGCATACCGGGCACTCGACTTGAGATCAAAGCCACGCACCTGTGCCATATAGAGAAAGAACCAGCTAAAGAAAATCCACGCAACATAGCCGAAGCTGAAGTAGCCAGCCATCAACGCTGGAAGGTCACGCCGCCGAAAGATAGCCCGCCAGGAGATGACCACCGGCTCAGAGGTTCGAAGCTGCTTCGTCGCGAGATCACCCGTGAGACCCGCCCGGATCTCGCTCAACTCCAGTGGCCCAACGTCAAAGTGCTCCTCTGGGGTATCCCGGGCGAAATGCCACCAGACGCCCCCGGCGATCACCCCGACGAGCGCGCTGAACCAGAAAGCCGCTCGCCAGCCATGGTTTGTGATGAGCCAGGTGAGAAGAGGAGGGGTCAGGCCACTTCCCGCCCCAACACCTGCGAAGATGAGACCGTTGATGAAACCCCGTTCCTGTACCGGAATCCAGCGCGCAACAAACTGGTTCGCGGCAGGGTAAATGACCGCCTCTCCGGCACCGAGAGCGAAGCGAATCGCAATCAGCAGCATCACGGCGTGCGAGATGCCGGAGGGGAGCAGTGCTGTGAGAGCCGTGGCTACACCCCACCAGAGAACGCCTAAAGCCAAGACGAGACGGGGGCCATAACGGGCGGCCAGCCAACCGGCTGGAAGTTGAAATCCGGCATAGCCAATTAGAAACGCACTGAAAATCCATCCGAGCCGCTGGTTCCCTAAGCCATACTCCGTACTGATCTGCAGGCCCGCGATAGAAATGTTGGTGCGGTCGAGGAACGCTACACCACTAAGCACAAACAGCCAGAACGCAAGGAAGAACCTGACGCGGGTACGACGTTCGAAGTACATCGGGAACTCCTCCAGCCAGGACATAACCTATGCTGGAGAACTCCAACAGTGAATCTCGGTGAATGTCCGGACGATCTATTGAACTACGAAGGAGTGACTTGCCGGTAGGGCGTATGGCCTAGATCACCAGGAGAGATTTCACTTTGAGTGGGTAATTGATCGAATCACCGGCTTGTCCTCCCCGTACAGCGTGAGTAAAGGATGTTTGACGAACGCATGAAACTCATAGGATCCCGGTGCAAGATTACGCACGTCAACCTGAAAAATACCCTTGGCGGTAAGCTTCCGGGTCTCGGTCGAGATCCAGACTGCGGAGCGGGCATGGGTATCTTCTCCCGTAGTCGCGCGATACTCAAAGCCAACGTCCAGCGCAGGCGCGTCGCCCGTGTCGAGGAGTTCACCATGCAGGACAATTGAAGCACCGTCCGCACTCTGCGCTGATGTCCCGGTCTTGACGCGAGGTGGCGTGAGCGACGGGGTAACATCGGTCAGCTTCACAACGACCGCGTTTGGCCATTGGCTGTTGTCCTGGAGCCGTTGCGCCCTCATCACACGAATATGCAGCCCATCTTCCTGCTGCGTCCACGTACTTTGCGGAATCGTCGTCGGCTTATACTCGACGGTCTTATCATCCTGCCCCAGAACACTGATGGAGCTATCTTTGTTCGCACGAACTGAGTGAAGAGTGAACTCACGCCATGTGCCTCGTTCCCAGGGAACGGTCGAATCCAGGATTGCGTAGAGCGGCCCTTTGTTCTTCTTCTGCGTAAACCAGATGTCACCCTCGTTAGGGATGATCCATGGGCGGACTCCATAGATGGACTCCCCATTGACGAACATCCAAAGACCAATCTCGCGGAGCCGATTCTCCTGCTCTATCGCAAGCTGGCCATTGGCCATCGGGCCAACATTGAGGAGAAGGTTTCCACCCTTGGCGCGCGTCTGGAAGAGCAGCCGAATCAGATCGGAGCCCGACTTATAGCGCTCGTTATCCGGCTGATACTGCCACGCCGTGCCCATGGTGATGCTGGCCTCCCAGGGTCCGGGAAGACTGCCGCTGGGGACCGCAAGCTCTGGTGTCTCTAGAGCACCGCGAGTGACAATGATATTCGGCTGAAGCTTCCAGGCAAGCTCACGTAGATCGCTGGCTTCCCCGTCAAAAAAGATCAGGTCGACAGGTCCATAGTGGGTCAGAAGCTCCGTCACCTGTGTCCTGTCATACTGCAACAAACCAGGATTGTTGCTCGGCTCAACCTCGGGTACGTGCCGCTTGATAGGCTTCCCATGTTGATGCAGCCAGTAGAAGTCGTCGGGCGAGAAGTAGACTCCTGCAGCGATACCCTGGTGACGAAATGCGTCGAACACCTCCGCTGTAATATCTCGATGGAACGGTGTGTTCTCAATACCGAAGGGCGTCGTTTCTGAGTGGAACATGGTAAAACCTGAATGATGTTTTGTGGTGAACATAACGTAGCGAACGCCTGCAGTCGCTGCAAGTCGCGCCCACTCATTCGGATCGAAACGGGTTGGATTGAAAGTTCTTGGTAGATCGTTGAAGAAGCGATTCGTGTAATCGTCGGAAGCCCCGACGAGCGAGTGGCTGATAACCACGCCAAGCTGGCTGTCAACGCTCCAATGCACAAAGAGTCCAAAGCCCTGATCCCGGAACCAGTCAAGGCGATCCGGTTTGTTTCGCGAGGCAGATTCAAGATCCTGCGCTGTGATCGAGTGACTTGCTAAGGCAAATGGCAGTAGCACCGCCATAATCGCGAATCCCC
Coding sequences:
- a CDS encoding alpha-L-fucosidase, which gives rise to MLKIILISKKWAIAKLGRGFAIMAVLLPFALASHSITAQDLESASRNKPDRLDWFRDQGFGLFVHWSVDSQLGVVISHSLVGASDDYTNRFFNDLPRTFNPTRFDPNEWARLAATAGVRYVMFTTKHHSGFTMFHSETTPFGIENTPFHRDITAEVFDAFRHQGIAAGVYFSPDDFYWLHQHGKPIKRHVPEVEPSNNPGLLQYDRTQVTELLTHYGPVDLIFFDGEASDLRELAWKLQPNIIVTRGALETPELAVPSGSLPGPWEASITMGTAWQYQPDNERYKSGSDLIRLLFQTRAKGGNLLLNVGPMANGQLAIEQENRLREIGLWMFVNGESIYGVRPWIIPNEGDIWFTQKKNKGPLYAILDSTVPWERGTWREFTLHSVRANKDSSISVLGQDDKTVEYKPTTIPQSTWTQQEDGLHIRVMRAQRLQDNSQWPNAVVVKLTDVTPSLTPPRVKTGTSAQSADGASIVLHGELLDTGDAPALDVGFEYRATTGEDTHARSAVWISTETRKLTAKGIFQVDVRNLAPGSYEFHAFVKHPLLTLYGEDKPVIRSITHSK
- a CDS encoding MFS transporter — protein: MYFERRTRVRFFLAFWLFVLSGVAFLDRTNISIAGLQISTEYGLGNQRLGWIFSAFLIGYAGFQLPAGWLAARYGPRLVLALGVLWWGVATALTALLPSGISHAVMLLIAIRFALGAGEAVIYPAANQFVARWIPVQERGFINGLIFAGVGAGSGLTPPLLTWLITNHGWRAAFWFSALVGVIAGGVWWHFARDTPEEHFDVGPLELSEIRAGLTGDLATKQLRTSEPVVISWRAIFRRRDLPALMAGYFSFGYVAWIFFSWFFLYMAQVRGFDLKSSARYAMLPFLSMTVCCLVGGALSDRLTRTHGLRIGRCGLASAALFCTAIFLVLGSKVHSPQLAGVILAGGAGALYLSQSSFWSVSVDIAGRSSGVFSSLVNMGGQVGGAVTASLTPWIAQRFGWTTSFAIAAILAVVGGICWMTVHPERPLDV